DNA sequence from the Nitrospirae bacterium YQR-1 genome:
CCGCAGCGGTTTCAGCTGCATAATCGCATATCCTCTTATATATATGGCCGGAGAGCACTGTTTTCTTTAAACCGTTACCATTTTGGATGCCCTCTCCGACAAGACCAAACCCGTGCATTGCCACATGAAGATTTTCAGCATCAGCTGAACCACCGCTTTTACCAAACACTTCTTTTTCCGCCCTGTTAAGTATCATATGTCCAACTCGTGCCAATCCCTTGTCTATAAACTCATCATGAATCTTTTCCTGATCCTTTGTATTAAAATTAAATCCATTGTCGTTAATCAGAGTGTCTTTCAACCGTTTAAAGAGATCGTTATGAAGGGCTGAGTCAAAAACATAGAGCAAGTGGAGCTTTGCATTAAATCTCTCAGCCATGTATGCTGCAACCCTTAGCGAATAAATCGCCGATGAGCTGCCGTCAAGGCAAACAACAAAGTCAGCCCCCTGTAGTGACTTATTGTCTTTCACAATAAGGATATTTCTTCCGCTGCACTGCCGCAGTGTCCGCATACAGACGCTGCCCACAAAGCCGCTTTCACTATGGTTAAACCCTGAGTTTCCTATAACGACCAGGCTGTCTGAGTCCTCCTCGTGTATGAGTTCATTGAGGGCCCTGAAGTTTTTCCCTTCCCGTACTTTTGGGGTAAAGGGAATATCGGCATCTTTAAATATCGGCTCCAGAGGCTTAAGGTATGAAAGAGATATTTTCTCCATACCAACACGTATCAGGCTTGCATGAACCTCACGCTGTTTTTTAAGTATTTCCTCAGTCTGGTACTCAGTGGGGAGGGTCGGCTCCATAATTCTGAAGGCCCCCTCGTGCATCAGAGCGTTATAGCCGTGCAGGCCGACCACCGGAAGTTTAAGCCTCCGGGCTATATTTAATGCAACCCCGGAGGCCATATCAGAGATATCGCCATTGTCATGACACAGCAGCAACTTACTAATTTCTAAACTCTTCATCTGATAATCCGTAGTAGTTTATAGTAATATTCAAAAGTATGTTAATATGCCCATATAACGGGCTTCCAATCTGAACGTTATTTTGCATTTCATTATAATCATAATATTTACGAAACTATACCCTTCCGTCACAACTACCACTTTAATGGTTTTTGATGTTTTTAGTCAAGCAGCTCTACTCCCAATTCAGCCGGAATGATTCGCAAATCTTATTAGCCTCACAGATAAACTCCCATGCAACCCTGCTGTCACGAATGACGGAGAGCACCTCATCGGAATAAACACTGGCCGGATACCAGTTGAAAGACTCCGTAATTACCGTGTAGTCATCAAAGACGGCAAATTTATGGTGAAGCGGTGAGTATATACTCTCATGGTAATACACAAAAACACATTCCATCCAGTTATCTTTAAGATATTTAACAGGGTCCTTGAGGGGCCGCCATCTGCTTTTGTCCCATGAGGCCGGTAATGCCCCTGTGTGGACTATCATTCCGTTTAAAATTATCTTAACACGCACTCCCCTGTTTCTGGCGTGTATAAGGGCATGTACGACATCCTCCTCATGGTGCCCATGCGAGGTAACGCCTGTTATCCACCCAATGTCAAACATGGAGACGATTATTGAGTGGCGCGCATTATTGATTTCCGTAATAATTGCATCCTGTGCCCTGTAGTAATCCCTAAACGGGGTGTAGTAGCTTCCAAAGGTATAGTAGAGATTGTACCTGCCCTCAGGCACTACCCCTATCCGTTGAACTACACCGCCCCGCAGTGCATGATAGATGTTGGAATAAATAGTGGCGAAGTCATGGGAATAATAAACAAGGCCGTTTTCCCAGTTTCCGCCCCACAGGTGAAAGTGAAGATTATATGAACTTGAATGGACTATCTCTCCGTCAAAAATAATGAATTTCGTGTGCATACTTGCTATGCCGTGTCTGGAGTCACAGGGGGTGTTTCTCACTATGCCGTAAACCGGGATACCGGCCTTGCGCATTTTAGCTATATTCTGCACTGCATTCATTGTGCCGACTGTTGACCACTCGCCGAAACACTCAACATCCACCCCCTTGTTTTTGGCATGAATCAGGTGCTCCGACACATGGTAATTGTCAAAGTCAAAAATCGCCATCTGAATGTAATGTCTGCCGTCAGGGTCTTTTTCCTTTCTTTCAATAACCCAGTCAATGTGCCTGTGAATCTCGTGAATCGGATGTCCCGGGTCCCACGCATTGCCCCGAGTAAAAAACGGCCGTACCGGTAAATCATTATATTCCCTGTTTACCTTATCATAAGCTCTCTGCACATCCTCATAGCTTACCTCATATGTGCGGTAGGTGTTTTCCGTCTTATATGCATGCTCAAAATCATCAGGGCTCACACGTCCGTTATGGAAATCATCCAGATGGGCAAACTTGTAGTTGTACTGAGAACCAAGAGACCTCCCGTCTTTATGAATGATATAGGAAAATGTGATGTGTGTAATACGCCCGTGTAAGCTCTCATAGGGAAACAGAGGAAGTTGATGTACCTGCCATTTTTGCCAGTTATGCCCAAAATCACCGCAATGATACGCATTTACGATATAGTACTCCTTAACTCCATCCTCTCTGTGCAGTTTAAGAACTACCCGTAGAGCCTTGTTATCGGAGTAATTGTAAAAAGCAAACCCGATGCCTCCAGGAAAATTCGATATGTTCCAGTTTTGAACGTTTGTTACAAACCGCCTGTTACCTATCCACTTATACGATGGATGGCAGTACTGCTCAGCATACCTGTCCTCAACATTTTCAGCAGGATTTTCTTCTAACGTTCCGGCAGAGTACTCAGGCGTCTCGGCAGGGGGCACTGTTGTTTCAGCAGGTAAGTCAACAGGCTTTTCTTCTAATGTTTCCACGGTCTTTTCTTCCTCTATCTCAGAAGGGTGCACCGGTATATCAACGGATTTTGCTTTTATCGTCTCAACAGGCTTTCCCTTCACTTCAGCAGACTTTTCTTCAGTTTTAGCAGATTTCTCTTCCTTATCGCCAGTCTTTTTTTTCATATCATCAGGCTCCCCCGTTTTATCGTCGTACCTATCACTCATATCACCTCTGTATTTTGTACGTATAGTTTAACCCTTTGTTATTATAAATGAGGCCTGCCTCGGCAGATGAAACGGAGACGTTGAAGTATTTGTACTCATAGTGATGTTGGTGAAGCTCTATTGTAAAGTCAACGTCAAAAGTCCTTGTCCCCTTTATGTCCATTACTGTTTCTTTTATAAAGAAATTACCTTTTAATGTAAAGATCTTTTCCCACGGGTCTTTCTCCTTTTTAGTAAAACCGCAGTGTATGCTCATGTTACTAAGGGTAAGCTCATCCGGACACACCACACGGCACTGGTCCTGAAGCCTTGCAAAAAGTGGGTCGTCAGCATTAACCACAAAGGCCAGGAAATGAACCTCCAGTTTCTGTACTTTATCATCTATCTGCCTGAAGTAAAAACCCGAGTCAAAAGCCACGTTGTAAATTTGCTTGGTTATATTGCCAAGGTGCTCTATCTTCCACCTTTCATAATAATATGCCTCAATAGCTGCCAGTATTCTCCTTTTTATATAATGGTAAATGTCCTCCATCGAACCCCCATAACGCGGAAGGCACAGCACCTCTTCCTCCTCGTCAAAACTAATCGGGGGTACCCCTTTTTTAAGCAGCATGTGGTTAATAAAACACTTTCCGACTCTGCCGTTGGAGTCCCAAAAAGGGTGAATTCCAATGAGCATGTAGTATGAACGTGAAAGGTCATAAATGAAAGAGTCGAGATTGTGGAAATTCTGTGATGTCTCCCACAGGACATGTGCGAGGTTTTTTATTTCTTTATCAAAATTTTCACAGTCAAAGGTAACTCCGTTTTTATCGGGAAAATCAAAGGCACGGAACTCACCGGCATTTGGCACAAGGCCTTTAGATATGGTGAGATGGATTTTTTTCAGAAAATCTATGCCCAGTTCCGTAAAATTATGGAGGTTTGAAAAAGTCTCAGCGTACATCTCTCTGAAATTTTTGTTGGCTATTACCTTTAATTCCGCTGCGCTTAGCTGGTCCTTGTGCCCGACAGTGCCCTTCATTATAGTCATTGAGGATGTACCAAGGTGGAGAAACAATTTTTGAAATATTGCGGTGTTTACATTCCAGGGAGTTTCCTCGCCCATTATTTTAAAATAATCCGACAGTTCCAGATGTATATGATGCACAGCCGTGGGAAGGTTTTCCAAAGTGCTCCAGTTAAGATGCCTACAGATTTTATCTATCACATATCCGGAGTCCATCTCCTCCATTTGCTTATCCTCCAGCTCTATGATTGACCTAAGCAGAGGGACAAGTTTTTTGAACCGTTCAGTTAAAAGCCACGCAAGGTGCCCGGCATAGTCTTTCTTTAATGCGCCAAGGGCATTGAGTAAATCAATATTAACCCCATATCCTCTGTAGCCAAGGGAGTTTATAACAAAGAGCCTTTTTTCTATCTCAAATATCGTGTGATTATATAAATCCTTGTTATAATGCCATTTCTTATAATAATAGAGCATTTCCGTCAGGTTATCAGGGCTGTCATGTTCAAGCTCGCCGAGTTCTTTGAGGATGTGGTTAATCCTTCCCATAAGGGAATCATATAATTTCTTGCAGTGGTGGTCCCACTGATAGGCTAAAACAAAGTATCCAGCTCTGTGAGGCATAATGTATCTCCTCTGTCTTTCGAAAAAAATTGTGAAACTTATAAGTTCATCTTTTTAATGTCTGAACCGCCTATTCGATAACCGCATAAACACCTATATGGTCACTGAGCTTAGGGTCATTTAAAATTAACTCGGCTGAGTGAATTTTTACCTTTCCTTTGACCATGATATAGTCAATTCTGGTAAAGGGGTTTGTCGAGTTAAAAGTGTTTCCTCCACTACGGTGACAGTGTCTGTAAGCGTCTTTATATCCCACATCTTTCATGTATTCAATGGTGATGGAGTCCTCGGTATCATTAAAATCACCTGCGATTATTGAGGCGTAGTAATCGGTGCCGTAGGTTGACTCCAGTACTTTAACAAGTTTTTCCACCTGTGCGTATCGAATCCGGGGGTTTTCTCCATGGTCAAGATGAATCGATGCAAATATCACCTTGTGTCCGAATATTTCAAATTGTGCGGCGGTGGCATATCTGTCCATTAAAGGATGGAGTTCCTCAACCAGATTTTTATTTAAATCAATTACCTGGGGGTTAATTAAGTTATATTTCCCCGAAATCGCTATACCCTCAGGGTATTTATTCATATACATGTGGCAGTAACCGTAGAGGGTTCTGTAGTACATACCGGTGACATCTGACATCATTTTAGCTATCTGAAGTGATGTTTCCTCTATGCCGGCACCCTTTATCACCTCCTGATAAGCGCAAAGCTCGGGGTCATAAACGCAAAGCTCGTTAGCTATGCGTTTTAACCGTGTCGGGTCCTCATCGTGAACCCCATGGAGGTTAAATGAGCATACCTTTATGTATGGAGGATAGAGCTTACGGTATTTTATAAAATCGTTTTCATCCATAATTGCCACGGCGCCGTTTGCAGCAAATCTGTTGTTTAGTCTGTATATATACTCTTTAACTGCGTTATATTCTTTTGAAATGGTTTCAACCGGTGTACCTGATCTGAGCAGACGAATCATCTCAAGGCGCCGGAGTACAGGGTCTTCTTTGTTTAATTTATCAAGCCAGTGTAAAATGTTTGAGCCCGAGAGGATTCCATAAACCCCGTTTAGTGAAAAAGCCGAATGTACTCTGTAGAGATAATTCAAATCGGTGTTAAAACGGGCGGCTACGGCCTCAGGGGACATTCCGGTCCTTAAAAGTCTTACCATTTCAAGCCGCTTGAGAACGTCATCATTACGATTTAAAACGTCTATCCACATGGCGGCACCGAGAGAACCGCTTAAGTCAACTCCCACTCCCTGAGAGGACATCTCAAGCCAGAGCTCTTTTAGGCTCTCACCAACAGCAGGCTCTGTTTCTACAAATTTTTTTATCTGATACCTGAAAGCCGTAAGTGCATCCTCATCAGCGGCTGCTTCCAACAAATCGTTTAACGCCTCTTTAAAGGAAACACGTGTCTTTGCAGCGTTTTTTAGTTTATCCCATATTTTCTTTGCCCATTTAAATGCCTGCACATCAAGGGCGCTATCCGCATCATCTTCCTTTTTCAAAGATACCAATCTGGGTAAGTGCGGTAAAAGAAAACTTGTTATTCCGTAAAGCAGAGCTTTGATTTCCATATCATATGCCTCTTAATTTGTGTTTTTCCAGTTGCCTGCAGATTGCACATTATAACCTTATTTTTATTTAAAAGGCAAGCATTTTGTTGTGACACCGGCAATTCTCATTGAACGAGTAAATTCCGAAAAATATATCAGAGAAAGGAAATGTATCAGATTATAATGAAAGACAAAATAACGTTCCGATTGGAATCCCGTTACATGAGCCTCGCATATTCAAGGTCACGCACATTCCCATGCGGGATTTACTCAAATATATCGTTAACATTAACTACAAGCCCTTCTATGGCTTTAGAAGTAACAGTACCCTCAAATGCCGCAACTGAGTGTAATTTATACTTATCACCTTCAAGGGTTAATATCTCAATAGTTTGTGGTTCCGGCATAACTATCCAATACTCAGGTACCCTGTATTTCTCATATATCGCCTTCTTAACTGCTGTATCCATCTCATAACTGCCTGGTGATATTATCTCACAAACCATATCCGGTACGCCTCTTATCCAGTCCTTGGCAATACTCAGGTTTTCTTTTCTGATAAACAATATGTCCGGCTGCAGCCTGTTTACACCCTCATCAAAAATTACATCAAGCGGAGATATATGTACCTCTCCCAGGTTATTTATTTTAACGTATAGACCTATAGTAAGATGTAATTTACCTACAATTCTTTGGTGTTTAAAAAATGGACTAGGTCCCATGACTTCCTCTCCGTTGATGATTTCCGTTAAATCCAAATCTCTTTCAATAGCCCCCGTAATCATGCTGTACTATAGTACCAAACCAGCGTTTTTGTCAATAATGAGGAAGACGTGCAATCATAATGTATCATACTCCCGAAGCTGCCCGACTTGCCATATGCCATGAATAATGGTTATCGCTTTCTTATACCATTCATTTTTTAAAAACGACCTGTGTTGACAAAACTTGCTCAATATTTTACAGTAAATGTGTGCATTCAGTCATAAGTGATTTCAGGAGGTTGTAATGAACAGTGTGGTGGAGGATGTTTCAATCACAAAAAAAAGGTTAACCATAGAGGCGGCAGCCTCTGAGGTCGAGCAGGAAGTGCAGAAGTCATTAAACGATGTCAGGATGAAATCAAGACTTCCAGGCTTCAGGCCCGGCAAGGCACCTATGTCATTGATAGAAAAAAAGTATAGAAAAGATGTGGAAACAGATGTTGTGGAAAGACTTGTAACGGAATACTATAACGATGCAATGAAAAGCTCAAACCTGCGAGCTCTGACGCAGCCTGTGGTTGAGAGCCGCGATTATGTAAGCAAGGGTGGGATTAAACTTGTCATAAGCTTTGAGGTTCGCCCGCCCATTGAGGGGCTTACCTACGATGGGCTTCCCATAAAGGCTGTTAAGGAGACTGTTACCGATGAGGAGTTGGAGGCACAGATAAAACGCATCTCGGTAAGTAAATCAACCTACACTCCGGTAGAGCGGCCGGTTGAACTCGATGACCTTATCGTGGCCGATTATGTTGTCATTGATGATAACAAAGAGCATGTTGACCAGTTTATAAAGATGGGGGCAGGTGTGTTTCCTGATAATTTCTATAAAGCATTAACCGGTAAAAACAAGGGAGAGACAACAGAGGTTAAAGTCGCCTTTCCGGAGTCCTACCCTAATCAGGACTTAAAGGGCAGAGAGGTTGACCTTAAAGTCACCATTAAGGAAATCAAAGCTCTTTCCACTCCTGAGCTGGATGATGACTTTGCTAAGGACCTGGGATTTGACGACCTGCAATCCCTTAGAAAGGCCGTTACCGAAAACATGCTTGCCATGAAAACAGACAGAGCGCAAAAGGAAGGTAAAGCCGAACTTATTAAGACTCTGGTTGAAAAATACGATTTTGAAATTCCTGAGACCCTCCTAAAGCATGAAATAGACGCTATCGTAAAGCAGGCAAGGACTGTTGAAGCGTACAAGGACCTCACAGATGAACAACTGAAAGAGAGATTTAATGCTGATGCGATAAAAAATGTAAAGACTATGGTGCTGATGGACGCTATCGGCGAGAGTGAAAACATAAGCGTTACAACTGATGAGCTCAAACAACGAGTATTTGAACTTGCCGAGGCATCCTCAATGACCCCTGAGGCACTGGTACAATATTTCAATTATAGGGATGGTTCCCTTGACGGCATACGATACACCATATTCAGGGAAAAAGTAGTGGATGTCGTCTATAATAAGGCTAAAGTCACAGAGGAGGAGAGTTAGATGCCCTTTATTCCTATGGTAATTGAGCAAACAGGCCGTGGTGAAAGAGCTTATGACATATATTCAAGACTCCTTAAGGACAGAATAATTTTTCTGGGTACTGCCGTTGATGATAACGTGGCAAACAGTATAATAGCCCAGATGCTGTTTCTACAGACGGAGGACCCTGAAAAGGACATTCACCTGTATATAAACTCCCCCGGCGGGGTAGTGACCTCAGGACTTGCCATCTATGACACTATGCAGTACGTAAGGCCGGACATTGCCACTTACTGCACCGGACAGGCGGCCAGCATGGGGGCACTTTTGCTTGCAGCAGGAGCAAAGGGGAAGCGTTTTGCCCTTCCCAACTCCAGAATCCTTATACATCAGCCAATGGGCGGTTTTAGCGGACAGGCTACAGACATTGAGATTCATGCAAAGGAAATCCTGAAAATAAGGGAAAGCCTTAACCATATACTTGTTAACCACACAGGCCAGCCTCTTGAGAAAATCAGTAATGATACGGAAAGAGACTATTTTATGTCCTCTACGGAGGCTAAGGCATACGGCCTGGTGGATGAGGTAATTGTATCTATAAAATCTACGGAAAAAGGTTAGTCTGTTTCAAAAAGGAAGGGACTATTTCTGATAAACAGAGAGGATAAAATGGGAAAGAAGAAAGAGGACCAGTTGCGCTGCACCTTTTGCGGTAAACTTCAGAGCGAGGTTAAGAAACTGATAGCAGGCCCGTCGGTCTATATATGTGATGAGTGTGTTGACTTATGTAACGATATTATAGCCGAGGATTTAAAAGTGCATCTTTCCCATAAAGTGCAGTCAGGTGTTCCGGCTCCTAAAAAGATAAACACATTTCTAAACGATTACGTTATAGGGCAGGAAAGAGCAAAGAAAATAATATCTGTGGCGGTCCACAACCACTACAAGCGGATTTACAGACAATCCGAGTCTGATGTGGAACTCCAAAAAAGTAACATAATACTAATTGGCCCAACCGGTACGGGTAAAACGCTGCTTGCCCAGACCCTTGCCAGGTACCTGGACGTTCCATTTACCATAGCCGATGCCACCACTTTGACAGAGGCAGGGTATGTGGGCGAGGATGTGGAAAACATAATACTAAAGTTGCTGCAAGCAGCCAATGGGGATATTGACAGAGCGCAGAAGGGAATTATTTATATTGATGAGATAGATAAAATCAGCAAGAAGTCCGACAATCCGTCAATCACGCGGGACGTCTCAGGGGAGGGTGTGCAACAGGCACTGCTTAAGATAATAGAGGGAACGATAGCAAACGTGCCGCCTCAGGGTGGACGAAAGCATCCTCATCAGGACTACCTACAGGTGGATACAACCAATATACTGTTTATTTGCGGAGGCGCTTTTAACGGCCTTGAGGACGTGATAGAACACAGAACCGGAAAGAGCACCGTAGGTTTTGGTGTAGAGCTTTATACAAAAAAGAAAAGGGAAAATATAATATCGCAGGTAGCTACCGAGGATTTGACAAAGTACGGACTCATCCCTGAACTTGTTGGACGTCTGCCTGTTATAGCCACACTTGATGCCCTAAGTGAGGACGCTCTGGTGCAGATTCTTGTAGAACCTAAAAATGCCCTGGTCAAACAGTATGAAAAGCTGCTGTCTTTTGAAAACGTGAGGCTAAAGTTTACTGACGGAGCACTCAGGGCTATTGCCAAGAAGGCGATAGTTCGCAAGTCCGGTGCACGAGGACTAAGGGCTATTTTAGAGGAAGTTATGCTGGATGTGATGTATGAAATCCCCTCACAAAGTGGAATAAAGGAGTGCATAATCAACGAGGAAACTATAACTAATAATGTCAGGCCGCACCTTATTTACGAAACTCAAATTGAACTGGCATAATTCCAATTCTAATTCAAAAGTAAACGCAGGCGGCAAGGAACTGGGCGACGTCTCCCCTCACAGGGGATTCCCCTTTTAGAGGAGACGCCCAGGAGCTTGTGACGAAGCCGACAAAACCAGACAAACCATAACAGAATGATTAACGAGCCCGACATATCCGGTAAACATACAAAGCCTGCCATTGAGGGAAATGACCTCACCGATCAAAAAACTCTTAAAACAACTCTGTTTATAATTGTCTCTGTTGTACTTTTTTTTTGTTATTATTCTATAAACAGGTCATACCCGTTTTATTTTATATGGGATATGGACCATCAGGTGGCCCTTGACCTTTTACAAATCAACAGCAACATGCTTCCCAGCAATCTCACCCATCCAGGCTTTGGCATCAAGTTATTACTGTACTTTACACAAAAAGCAGCCTTTTTTCTAAGCTACATTTCCACCTCCGGCTATGATGAGCTATACAAATCGGTAAGCCCGCTTACAGGGGTTGCCGAAATTACCGATTTTTACCGCAGACACTCCCCCTTCCTTGCCGCCCTTACGGTTTTACTCTTATGGGCTTCAGTTAATATTATTTTTAAGCCAAAGTGGTGGATTAGTCTCTTTATTGCCGCTTTCATTGGATTTGAGGAATCCCTCATCTACCACAGCAGCCTGATACGCTCAGAGTTGTATTGTGTTTTCTACTGGAGCGCCGCCATATTTTTTGCTTCTTATGCAGCAAAATCACAGAGGTGGTCACTAAAACTCGCAGCCCTGGTACTTTGCGGAATCTCTACAGGGCTTTCTTTACTTACAAAGGTTCAGGCTGTTATTTATATAATGTTTATAGTGCCGTATATGGTGCTTATCATGGATTACTACTCTGAGTCAAAAACCAAGGAGATGAAAATATCCGCTCGTCCCAATTTTTACTTTTGTATTATTAACACCGCTGTTTTTTTTATTTTTCTCTTTCAGGCTTTTATGCTAAAAATGCCGGATTCTGTAGAAACTCTTAATCAGTATTCATACGGCTTTACAAAAGTGTCGGTTGCTTTTACCATGATATGGGCAACCTATTTGCTTTACAATTTACTTGCTTTTTATATGCCCAAAATTAATACCACTTTGGGAAAAACCTTGCTTTTAACTAATTTTATTGTGTCAGGGTTTATATTGTCCTTTCTCCTTCATCTTTTGATTTACCCAGACTCAGGTCTGTCCTATCTGTATATGTTAAGTGATATTAAGGCCTTATTTTTTAATCCTCAGCATATAGGGGGCAATTCAGCAGGATACAATCTCAAAAAACTTTCAGAACAAATAATGTACAATCCATTTCTTTTTGCGGTAAATATTGCTCTTACATCTTTGCTGTTTTTGGGTTATTTATTTAAATTTGTAGAAATACAAAAACGCCGGATGGTGGTACTTGCTTTGCTCTCAACGCTTACGTATATCAACACTTTTTGGGCAACGCGTTTTATCTTGCGGGATTACCTGTGGGTGGAGATAATGGTTAATTTTGTAAGCATCTGCTTTGCCCTTGTAATCATTTCTAATATCAGGAAGTATATAAAACCGGTTTTATTTTTTATCGGTGTTTTATTTTTAATTCTCTTTACAAAAAATATCCTGCAATGTATGAAAGTCCCCGTAAGAATTAACGCCAATTACGGAGCATACGGCTGGAAGGTCATGCTCACTAAGGTATATAATCGGCAGGGTGAGCTTTACTATACGAAAATTATGAATTTCCATTACCTGCAGCGGATTAAAAGCGGTTTGATAACATCTGATATAGAAAATGCCCTGAATTATGAACAAAACAAAAACATAGTCTCTTTCATTTTACCATGCACAACCGTAAACACAAGATTTATGGGTTTTGTAGGTGACGGGACGCCTGTGTGGGTGGATAGCTTTGAATATAAGATTATGGAATTCCCCACATGGTTAAAAGATGCAATAACGATAGACCCTGTTTATCTCTCAACACAAACATCCTGCCGGTTTAAACCTGAGATTGTTTTGACAAATGAATTTGGAGGGGAATTCGCTGAATATCAGGATAAAATTAATAGTACTCCAAAGACCGGGATTTTACCGGTTTACACAAGGCAGGATTTAGATGTGCTCCTGTTTGTTCACAAGGAGGATGAGGACGCAGTGACAGGAAAATATGTTGTGCCCACTGAAAATATAATAACTCTGACAAACGGCGGTAACCAACTGAGGCTCAGGGGATACAGAGTAGAAAAATATTCCGAGCTGGACACGGGCAAAATAAAATACAAATATTTTATTGTTGCTAAAACCATGCACCGTTACAACTTTTCACTTCCGAGACGTTAAACTCTTTAAGGAAGGTACAAACTAAAGCATCCTCCGCCCAAAGTACACCCGTTAGCCAGAGTTATATATCCTTTTTTATTTTTGTTCGTGTGGAAGTCGGCAACAATTTCAGCAAAGAAAAGGCCTAAACCTGTGCTACCTGAGTTAAAGTTTATAGATTTACCGCTATGGTTGCTTGTTGTTTCCATGAGAGACTTTGGATAACCGCAGCCGTCGTCTTCTACGGTAATTTTCAGATACCCCTCTTCAACAATTGCTGCAAGCCTGAGC
Encoded proteins:
- a CDS encoding universal stress protein, coding for MKSLEISKLLLCHDNGDISDMASGVALNIARRLKLPVVGLHGYNALMHEGAFRIMEPTLPTEYQTEEILKKQREVHASLIRVGMEKISLSYLKPLEPIFKDADIPFTPKVREGKNFRALNELIHEEDSDSLVVIGNSGFNHSESGFVGSVCMRTLRQCSGRNILIVKDNKSLQGADFVVCLDGSSSAIYSLRVAAYMAERFNAKLHLLYVFDSALHNDLFKRLKDTLINDNGFNFNTKDQEKIHDEFIDKGLARVGHMILNRAEKEVFGKSGGSADAENLHVAMHGFGLVGEGIQNGNGLKKTVLSGHIYKRICDYAAETAAALIFAGRTGRHHAEGIDLGSVCENVVRYSPCNVVVTKSEDYKGWEL
- a CDS encoding endonuclease/exonuclease/phosphatase family protein, whose translation is MEIKALLYGITSFLLPHLPRLVSLKKEDDADSALDVQAFKWAKKIWDKLKNAAKTRVSFKEALNDLLEAAADEDALTAFRYQIKKFVETEPAVGESLKELWLEMSSQGVGVDLSGSLGAAMWIDVLNRNDDVLKRLEMVRLLRTGMSPEAVAARFNTDLNYLYRVHSAFSLNGVYGILSGSNILHWLDKLNKEDPVLRRLEMIRLLRSGTPVETISKEYNAVKEYIYRLNNRFAANGAVAIMDENDFIKYRKLYPPYIKVCSFNLHGVHDEDPTRLKRIANELCVYDPELCAYQEVIKGAGIEETSLQIAKMMSDVTGMYYRTLYGYCHMYMNKYPEGIAISGKYNLINPQVIDLNKNLVEELHPLMDRYATAAQFEIFGHKVIFASIHLDHGENPRIRYAQVEKLVKVLESTYGTDYYASIIAGDFNDTEDSITIEYMKDVGYKDAYRHCHRSGGNTFNSTNPFTRIDYIMVKGKVKIHSAELILNDPKLSDHIGVYAVIE
- a CDS encoding phosphatidylserine/phosphatidylglycerophosphate/cardiolipin synthase family protein, translating into MKKKTGDKEEKSAKTEEKSAEVKGKPVETIKAKSVDIPVHPSEIEEEKTVETLEEKPVDLPAETTVPPAETPEYSAGTLEENPAENVEDRYAEQYCHPSYKWIGNRRFVTNVQNWNISNFPGGIGFAFYNYSDNKALRVVLKLHREDGVKEYYIVNAYHCGDFGHNWQKWQVHQLPLFPYESLHGRITHITFSYIIHKDGRSLGSQYNYKFAHLDDFHNGRVSPDDFEHAYKTENTYRTYEVSYEDVQRAYDKVNREYNDLPVRPFFTRGNAWDPGHPIHEIHRHIDWVIERKEKDPDGRHYIQMAIFDFDNYHVSEHLIHAKNKGVDVECFGEWSTVGTMNAVQNIAKMRKAGIPVYGIVRNTPCDSRHGIASMHTKFIIFDGEIVHSSSYNLHFHLWGGNWENGLVYYSHDFATIYSNIYHALRGGVVQRIGVVPEGRYNLYYTFGSYYTPFRDYYRAQDAIITEINNARHSIIVSMFDIGWITGVTSHGHHEEDVVHALIHARNRGVRVKIILNGMIVHTGALPASWDKSRWRPLKDPVKYLKDNWMECVFVYYHESIYSPLHHKFAVFDDYTVITESFNWYPASVYSDEVLSVIRDSRVAWEFICEANKICESFRLNWE
- a CDS encoding Uma2 family endonuclease — protein: MDLTEIINGEEVMGPSPFFKHQRIVGKLHLTIGLYVKINNLGEVHISPLDVIFDEGVNRLQPDILFIRKENLSIAKDWIRGVPDMVCEIISPGSYEMDTAVKKAIYEKYRVPEYWIVMPEPQTIEILTLEGDKYKLHSVAAFEGTVTSKAIEGLVVNVNDIFE
- a CDS encoding Fic family protein, with product MPHRAGYFVLAYQWDHHCKKLYDSLMGRINHILKELGELEHDSPDNLTEMLYYYKKWHYNKDLYNHTIFEIEKRLFVINSLGYRGYGVNIDLLNALGALKKDYAGHLAWLLTERFKKLVPLLRSIIELEDKQMEEMDSGYVIDKICRHLNWSTLENLPTAVHHIHLELSDYFKIMGEETPWNVNTAIFQKLFLHLGTSSMTIMKGTVGHKDQLSAAELKVIANKNFREMYAETFSNLHNFTELGIDFLKKIHLTISKGLVPNAGEFRAFDFPDKNGVTFDCENFDKEIKNLAHVLWETSQNFHNLDSFIYDLSRSYYMLIGIHPFWDSNGRVGKCFINHMLLKKGVPPISFDEEEEVLCLPRYGGSMEDIYHYIKRRILAAIEAYYYERWKIEHLGNITKQIYNVAFDSGFYFRQIDDKVQKLEVHFLAFVVNADDPLFARLQDQCRVVCPDELTLSNMSIHCGFTKKEKDPWEKIFTLKGNFFIKETVMDIKGTRTFDVDFTIELHQHHYEYKYFNVSVSSAEAGLIYNNKGLNYTYKIQR
- the tig gene encoding trigger factor; protein product: MNSVVEDVSITKKRLTIEAAASEVEQEVQKSLNDVRMKSRLPGFRPGKAPMSLIEKKYRKDVETDVVERLVTEYYNDAMKSSNLRALTQPVVESRDYVSKGGIKLVISFEVRPPIEGLTYDGLPIKAVKETVTDEELEAQIKRISVSKSTYTPVERPVELDDLIVADYVVIDDNKEHVDQFIKMGAGVFPDNFYKALTGKNKGETTEVKVAFPESYPNQDLKGREVDLKVTIKEIKALSTPELDDDFAKDLGFDDLQSLRKAVTENMLAMKTDRAQKEGKAELIKTLVEKYDFEIPETLLKHEIDAIVKQARTVEAYKDLTDEQLKERFNADAIKNVKTMVLMDAIGESENISVTTDELKQRVFELAEASSMTPEALVQYFNYRDGSLDGIRYTIFREKVVDVVYNKAKVTEEES